The following coding sequences are from one Paracoccus alcaliphilus window:
- a CDS encoding homocysteine S-methyltransferase family protein → MQAFQLPPSDTLRQLQQLARERILILDGAMGTQIQQLGLSEEDYGGHGAGCACRHHSEKPQKGNNDLLILTQPKAIEEIHFNYAMAGADIVETNTFSATTIAQADYAMEAAVDDLNVEGARIVRAALDRATAIDGKPRFVAGAVGPTNRTASISPDVNDPGYRAVSFDELRVAYGQQIRGLIRGGADIILIETIFDTLNAKAAIFACFEAFAEVGQRLPVMISGTITDASGRTLTGQTPTAFWHSVRHSRPFTIGLNCALGASAMRPHLAELAGVANTFTCAYPNAGLPNAFGQYDEGPADTAAQIAEFAAEGLINLTGGCCGTTPDHIRAIAEAVAPFAPREVPHV, encoded by the coding sequence ATGCAGGCATTCCAGCTTCCCCCTTCCGATACCCTGCGCCAGTTGCAACAGCTGGCCCGCGAACGCATCCTGATCCTTGACGGGGCGATGGGCACGCAGATCCAGCAACTGGGCCTGTCGGAAGAGGATTATGGCGGCCACGGTGCCGGTTGCGCCTGCCGCCATCATTCCGAGAAGCCGCAAAAGGGCAATAACGACCTGCTGATCCTGACCCAGCCCAAGGCGATCGAAGAAATCCATTTCAACTATGCCATGGCCGGTGCCGATATCGTCGAGACCAACACCTTCTCGGCCACGACCATCGCGCAGGCCGATTACGCCATGGAAGCGGCGGTCGATGACCTGAACGTGGAAGGCGCGCGGATCGTCCGGGCGGCGCTGGATCGCGCCACCGCCATCGACGGCAAACCGCGCTTCGTCGCCGGCGCGGTTGGGCCGACCAACCGCACGGCCTCGATCAGCCCGGACGTGAACGATCCCGGCTATCGCGCGGTCAGCTTTGACGAATTGCGCGTGGCCTATGGCCAGCAGATCCGCGGCCTGATCCGGGGCGGCGCTGACATCATCCTGATCGAGACGATCTTTGACACGCTGAATGCCAAGGCCGCCATCTTCGCCTGTTTCGAGGCCTTCGCCGAAGTGGGCCAGCGCCTGCCGGTGATGATCTCGGGCACGATCACCGATGCCTCGGGGCGCACGCTGACCGGGCAGACGCCGACGGCCTTCTGGCACTCGGTCCGCCATTCGCGGCCCTTCACCATCGGGTTGAACTGCGCGCTTGGCGCCTCGGCCATGCGGCCGCATCTGGCGGAACTGGCCGGCGTCGCGAACACCTTCACCTGCGCCTATCCGAATGCCGGTCTGCCCAATGCCTTCGGCCAGTATGACGAAGGCCCAGCCGACACCGCCGCTCAGATCGCCGAATTCGCGGCCGAGGGGCTGATCAACCTGACCGGCGGCTGCTGCGGCACCACGCCCGACCATATCCGCGCGATTGCCGAGGCCGTCGCCCCCTTCGCCCCCCGCGAGGTGCCCCATGTCTGA